In Acidobacteriota bacterium, the following are encoded in one genomic region:
- a CDS encoding cytochrome P450, with protein MFGDGFLADPYPALAALRQEGPMHRMEMFGGAWTFTRHADISALLRDARLSARRSDALVFQFSAEQQAELTDFRRLFSQWMLFFDPPEHTRPRRAMSRGFRPAVIADLVARITQVVDGLIDTVEGQGSCDAIADLAHPLPAIVIAEMMAIPAADRQRFMIWSDDVAEFFGRDLATFDIALKAQTGLRELTDYFREVVARRRRQPGEDLISQLLALEAEEALSEEEVWAQCAMLLFAGHETTRNLIGNGLLALLREPAARQRYLERSDLGRTAIDELLRFDSPVQIGSRLVAEEISLHGETIAPGELLIFLLGAANRDPDEFAEPDRLDLTRSPNRHVSFGYGPHLCLGSHLARMEADIVFRRLFTRLPALRLATEDLVWSTNFGFRGLTALPLEF; from the coding sequence TTGTTCGGAGACGGTTTCCTCGCCGACCCCTATCCCGCCCTGGCGGCGCTGCGGCAGGAGGGACCGATGCATCGCATGGAGATGTTCGGCGGCGCCTGGACCTTCACCCGTCACGCCGACATCAGCGCCCTGCTGCGCGATGCTCGCCTCAGTGCCCGCCGCAGCGATGCCCTGGTCTTCCAGTTCAGCGCCGAGCAGCAGGCCGAGCTGACGGACTTCCGACGCCTGTTCTCGCAGTGGATGCTGTTCTTCGATCCGCCGGAGCACACCCGCCCCCGGCGCGCCATGTCGCGGGGCTTTAGGCCGGCGGTGATCGCCGACCTCGTCGCTCGCATCACCCAGGTGGTGGACGGATTGATCGACACGGTCGAAGGGCAGGGAAGTTGCGATGCCATCGCCGACCTCGCACACCCGCTGCCGGCCATCGTGATCGCCGAGATGATGGCGATCCCGGCCGCCGATCGGCAACGCTTCATGATCTGGTCCGACGACGTCGCCGAGTTCTTCGGCCGCGATCTCGCGACCTTCGATATCGCCCTCAAGGCGCAGACCGGGCTGCGCGAGCTGACCGACTACTTCCGCGAGGTGGTGGCGCGGCGGCGGCGTCAGCCCGGCGAGGATCTGATCAGCCAGCTTCTCGCCCTCGAGGCCGAAGAGGCGTTGAGCGAAGAGGAAGTTTGGGCCCAGTGCGCCATGCTGCTCTTCGCCGGTCACGAGACGACCCGCAACCTGATCGGCAACGGCTTGCTGGCGCTGCTGCGCGAGCCGGCGGCGCGACAGCGCTATCTCGAGCGGTCGGACCTCGGCCGCACGGCCATCGACGAGCTGCTGCGCTTCGACAGTCCGGTGCAGATCGGCAGCCGGCTGGTGGCCGAAGAGATCTCTCTGCACGGCGAGACGATCGCTCCCGGCGAGCTCTTGATTTTCTTGCTGGGAGCCGCCAATCGCGATCCCGACGAGTTCGCCGAGCCCGATCGTCTCGATCTGACGCGCAGCCCCAACCGCCACGTTTCCTTCGGATACGGGCCCCATCTCTGCCTCGGGAGTCACCTGGCGCGGATGGAGGCGGACATCGTGTTCCGGCGACTCTTCACCCGCCTGCCGGCGCTCCGGCTGGCGACGGAAGATCTCGTCTGGTCGACCAATTTCGGCTTTCGCGGCCTGACCGCGCTGCCGCTGGAGTTTTGA
- a CDS encoding acyltransferase gives MSETMQRAWELMSPRKTVRQLFSPPPGHLRAVDGLRALAVLWIILMHCVWFQMVFMEEATFVELLEGAPLWILGGPYGVDFFFVISGFLIGILLMKERQNTGRLDIKRFYIRRFLRLMPAYFVALGVYCVVVKVNCHMIWTNILYINNFFPGEDQAMHWSWSLAIEEQFYFTFPVFLILIFYPLAKRWRLPLLFALLALAFVIRGALIAYFDVWAPVPWSLGVEDERFLTWAEQLYIKPYARHGALLCGVIAAYLYLNYRVREFFEGRPTLATVGFFASLAIIAWVTASTVHSAGPRWESSTASFLFLTSYRYLLSAGVAYLLLYTRYRTDNPINRSVIWFLSWRIWYSTAQLAYSAYLLHPIVFVMVFGVLAPGGLDRIPMLVYYIVLPILAFFAAFLMYVTVEKPFMNLRDLKKGQKVPATVPAASASPTA, from the coding sequence ATGAGTGAGACCATGCAGCGGGCCTGGGAGCTGATGTCGCCGCGCAAGACCGTGCGGCAGCTCTTCTCACCGCCGCCGGGGCACCTGCGGGCGGTCGACGGGCTGCGCGCCCTCGCCGTGCTTTGGATCATCCTGATGCACTGCGTCTGGTTTCAGATGGTGTTCATGGAGGAGGCGACCTTCGTCGAGCTCCTGGAGGGCGCTCCGCTGTGGATCCTGGGCGGGCCTTACGGCGTCGACTTCTTCTTCGTCATCAGCGGCTTCCTGATCGGGATCCTGCTGATGAAGGAACGGCAGAACACCGGCCGCCTCGACATCAAGCGCTTCTATATCCGCCGCTTCTTGCGCCTGATGCCGGCCTATTTCGTCGCCCTCGGGGTGTACTGCGTGGTGGTCAAGGTCAACTGCCACATGATCTGGACCAACATCCTCTACATCAACAACTTCTTCCCCGGCGAAGACCAGGCCATGCACTGGAGCTGGTCGCTGGCCATCGAGGAGCAGTTCTATTTCACCTTTCCGGTGTTCTTGATTCTGATCTTCTACCCCTTGGCCAAGCGCTGGCGCCTACCGCTGCTCTTCGCCCTGTTGGCGCTGGCCTTCGTCATTCGCGGCGCCTTGATCGCCTACTTCGACGTCTGGGCACCGGTGCCCTGGTCGTTGGGGGTCGAAGACGAACGCTTCCTGACCTGGGCCGAGCAGCTCTACATCAAACCCTACGCCCGTCACGGCGCCTTGCTCTGCGGCGTCATCGCCGCCTACCTCTACCTCAACTACCGGGTGCGGGAGTTCTTCGAGGGGCGCCCGACCCTCGCCACCGTGGGCTTCTTCGCTTCGTTGGCGATCATCGCCTGGGTGACCGCCAGCACCGTCCACTCCGCCGGACCGCGCTGGGAGAGCAGCACCGCCAGCTTCCTCTTCCTCACCAGCTATCGCTATCTGCTGAGCGCGGGGGTCGCCTACCTGCTGCTCTACACGCGCTACCGTACCGACAACCCGATCAATCGGTCGGTGATCTGGTTTCTTTCCTGGCGCATCTGGTACTCGACGGCTCAGCTCGCCTACTCGGCCTATCTGCTGCACCCGATCGTCTTCGTGATGGTGTTCGGCGTGCTGGCACCGGGAGGGCTCGATCGGATTCCGATGTTGGTCTACTACATCGTGCTGCCGATTCTGGCCTTTTTCGCCGCCTTCCTGATGTACGTGACGGTGGAGAAGCCGTTCATGAATTTGCGCGATCTCAAGAAAGGTCAGAAAGTCCCGGCAACGGTTCCGGCGGCCTCGGCCTCTCCCACGGCGTAG